Proteins encoded in a region of the Acomys russatus chromosome 14, mAcoRus1.1, whole genome shotgun sequence genome:
- the LOC127198636 gene encoding 60S ribosomal protein L29-like: protein MAKSKNHTTHNQSRKWHRNGIKKPRSQRYESLKGVVPKFLRNMCFAKKHNKKGLKKMQTNNAKAVSACAEAIKALVKPEAVKPKMPKGPSRKFSRLAFIAHPKLGKQIRNYLAKGHRFCRPKPKVQSKAQASAPAQAARGAQAPMKAP from the coding sequence ATGGCCAAGTccaagaaccacaccacacacaatcaGTCCcgcaaatggcacagaaatggcatcaagaaGCCCCGGTCACAAAGATACGAATCTCTTAAGGGGGTTGtccccaagttcctgaggaacatgtGCTTTGCCAAGAAACacaacaagaaaggcctgaagaagatgcagacaaacaacGCAAAGGCAGTGAGTGCCTGTGCAGAGGCCATCAAGGCCCTTGTGAAGCCTGAGGCCgttaagcccaagatgccaaagggccccagCCGCAAATTCAGCCGGCTCGCTTTCATCGCTCATCCCAAACTTGGGAAGCAGATTCGAAACTACTTGGCCAAAGGTCATAGGTTCTGCCGACCAAAGCCCAAGGTTCAAAGCAAGGCTCAGGCttcagccccagctcaggctGCTAGAGGTGCCCAGGCCCCTATGAAGGCCCCATAG
- the Ankdd1a gene encoding ankyrin repeat and death domain-containing protein 1A, with product MEEEELAWETHGLLPLERQLHEASRTNQVGRMKELFEKRVDIRARNHVGRVALHWAAGAGHDQAVRLLLEHGAAVDDVDSFGMNALLLSAWFGHLQIVQILVNAGAKVQCESKEGLTLLHCAAQKGHVPVLAFVMEDLEDVALDRTDKLGRTAFHRAAEHGQLDALDFLVGSGCDHSVKDKEGNTALHLAASQGHVLVLQRLVDIGLDVEEQNTEGLTALHAAAEGFHADCVRLLIRAGSYVNALTQKKLSCLHYAALSGSEDVSRALIKAGGCTNVADKQGTTPIHLAVKYNFPGLVRLLIDAHSDVDAMDIRQQTPLHLAAEHAWQDVAEMLLVAGADLSLRDKQGKTALAVAARSNHVGLVDMIIKADRFYRWEKDHLLCRNASNPSRKNLAFKQDHRPETQQLRSVLWRLASRYLRPNEWKKLAYSWEFTEAHVCAIEQQWTGTKSYQEHGHRMLLIWLHGVATAGKNPSKALFEGLVAIGRRDLAATKVTSGTVILTFPTISAF from the exons atggaggaggaggagctggcttGGGAGACCCACGGCT TGCTTcccctggagagacagctccatGAGGCCTCTCGCACGAATCAAGTGGGAAGGATGaaggaactgtttgagaagaGGGTTGACATCAGGGCTCGAAACCAC GTGGGCAGAGTGGCCCTGCACTGGGCTGCAGGTGCTGGGCACGATCAGGCTGTGCGGCTGCTCCTGGAACACGGGGCTGCTGTGGACGACGTGGACTCG TTTGGGATGAACGCACTTCTCCTGTCTGCCTGGTTTGGCCACTTGCAGATTGTGCAGATCCTGGTCAATGCTGGGGCCAAGGTCCAGTGTGAGAGCAAG GAGGGCCTGACCTTACTGCACTGTGCGGCTCAGAAAGGCCACGTGCCTGTGCTGGCCTTTGTCATGGAAGACCTAGAGGATGTGGCCTTGGACCGCACAGACAAG CTGGGAAGAACAGCATTTCACAGAGCAGCTGAGCACGGACAGCTGGATGCTTTGGACTTCCTCGTGGGCTCTGGCTGTGACCACAGTGTCAAAGACAAG GAGGGGAACACAGCCCTGCACCTGGCCGCCAGCCAGGGCCATGTGCTAGTGCTACAGAGACTTGTGGACATTGGGCTAGACGTGGAGGAGCAGAACACG GAGGGTCTGACTGCTTTGCATGCAGCCGCAGAAGGGTTCCACGCCGACTGTGTGAGGCTTCTCATCAGGGCCGGGAGCTACGTGAACGCCCTCACCCAG AAAAAGCTGAGCTGCCTTCACTACGCAGCCCTCAGCGGCTCTGAGGATGTGTCTCGGGCACTTATCAAAGCAGGAGGGTGCACCAATGTAGCTGACAAG CAGGGTACTACTCCTATACACCTTGCTGTGAAGTACAACTTCCCTGGCCTGGTCCGGCTCCTCATAGATGCCCACAGTGATGTGGATGCCATGGACATT AGGCAGCAGACTCCCCTCCATCTTGCTGCTGAGCATGCCTGGCAGGATGTAGCAGAGATGCTTCTTGTTGCTGGAGCTGACTTAAGCCTGAGAGATAAG CAAGGAAAAACAGCCCTGGCAGTGGCCGCCCGTAGCAACCACGTCGGCCTGGTGGACATGATCATAAAAGCGGATCGTTTCTATAGATGGGAGAAG GACCACCTTTTGTGCAGGAACGCCAGCAACCCGTCTAGGAAGAACTTGGCCTTTAAGCAAGACCATCGGCCGGAAACACAGCAGCTCCGCTCCGTGCTTTGGCGACTGGCCTCCCGGTACCTGAGACCCAATGAGTGGAAGAAACTGGCCTATTCCTGGGAGTTCACGGAGGCTCATGTCTGTGCCATTGAGCAACAGTGGACAG GAACCAAGAGCTACCAGGAGCACGGTCACCGGATGCTGCTCATCTGGCTGCACGGTGTGGCCACAGCTGGGAAGAACCCCAGCAAAGCTCTGTTCGAGGGTCTTGTTGCCATTGGCAGGAGAGACCTGGCTG CCACCAAAGTCACCAGTGGCACTGTAATCCTTACCTTCCCTACTATCTCTGCCTTCTAG